One region of Polynucleobacter paneuropaeus genomic DNA includes:
- a CDS encoding NADH-quinone oxidoreductase subunit M: MILSFAIWIPIFFGLIILFYGSEHPNAGVRWLALIGSIIGFIATLPLILQFDIANPGMQFVQNIPWIPRYDINYHLGVDGISVWFIVLTAFINIFVVIAAWEVIDKKVSQYMASFLILSGLMIGVFAALDALLFYVFFEATLIPMYIIIGVWGGHNRIYAAFKFFLYTLLGSLLTLIAMLYLYNATNTFDILTWQKAPLDIVEQVLIFFAFFMAFAVKVPMWPLHTWLPDVHVEAPTGGSVVLAAIMLKLGAYGFLRFSLPIAPDASQYLGPFIIFLSLVAVIYVGTVALVQKDMKKLVAYSSVAHMGFVTLGFFLFSPLGVEGGIVQMISHGFVSGAMFLSIGVLYDRMHTRQIADYGGVVHKMPAFTAFAVLMAMANCGLPATSGFVGEFMVILAAVDYDFLIGILSATALILGAAYSLWMVKRVFFGAIHNKHVEELKDLNAREYFMMAVLTICVLGMGVYPKPFTDIIHPAVINLLQHVAVSKI, from the coding sequence ATGATTCTTTCCTTCGCCATCTGGATCCCGATTTTCTTTGGACTCATCATCTTGTTTTATGGGTCTGAGCATCCTAATGCCGGTGTGCGTTGGCTTGCCCTGATTGGATCGATCATTGGTTTTATTGCAACCCTGCCTTTGATTTTGCAATTTGACATTGCTAATCCTGGCATGCAATTTGTGCAGAACATCCCTTGGATTCCCCGTTATGACATTAACTACCACTTAGGGGTTGATGGCATTTCTGTTTGGTTCATTGTTCTGACCGCTTTCATCAATATCTTTGTGGTGATTGCTGCTTGGGAAGTCATTGATAAGAAGGTATCGCAGTACATGGCTTCTTTCCTGATCCTTTCTGGATTGATGATTGGCGTCTTTGCTGCACTTGATGCATTACTGTTCTATGTTTTCTTTGAAGCTACCCTGATTCCGATGTACATCATTATTGGTGTGTGGGGTGGTCATAACCGGATCTATGCGGCTTTCAAATTCTTCCTGTACACCTTGCTGGGTTCTTTATTGACCTTGATCGCGATGCTGTATCTGTATAACGCGACCAATACCTTTGACATCTTGACTTGGCAAAAAGCCCCTTTGGATATCGTAGAACAAGTACTGATTTTCTTTGCCTTTTTTATGGCTTTCGCTGTGAAGGTGCCCATGTGGCCACTACATACTTGGTTGCCTGATGTGCACGTTGAGGCACCTACGGGTGGCTCGGTAGTCTTGGCAGCAATCATGTTGAAGCTGGGTGCTTATGGTTTCTTGCGTTTCTCTTTACCCATTGCTCCAGATGCTAGCCAATACCTCGGTCCCTTCATCATCTTCTTGTCTTTAGTAGCAGTGATTTATGTTGGAACAGTAGCTCTAGTCCAAAAGGATATGAAAAAACTGGTGGCCTATTCATCAGTGGCCCACATGGGCTTTGTTACTCTGGGCTTCTTCCTCTTCAGCCCCTTGGGCGTGGAGGGCGGTATTGTTCAAATGATCTCGCACGGTTTCGTATCCGGCGCGATGTTCCTCTCCATTGGTGTGCTGTATGACCGCATGCACACCCGTCAAATTGCGGATTACGGCGGCGTGGTCCATAAGATGCCAGCCTTTACTGCATTTGCGGTTCTAATGGCGATGGCCAACTGTGGCTTACCAGCGACTTCTGGTTTCGTGGGGGAGTTCATGGTGATTCTGGCTGCAGTCGATTACGACTTCCTGATCGGCATCTTGTCAGCCACTGCTTTGATTTTGGGCGCAGCGTATTCTCTATGGATGGTCAAGCGCGTATTTTTTGGTGCAATCCACAACAAACACGTTGAGGAGCTGAAAGATCTCAATGCCCGCGAGTATTTCATGATGGCTGTGTTGACAATCTGCGTATTGGGCATGGGCGTCTATCCCAAGCCTTTTACCGATATTATTCATCCCGCTGTGATTAATCTGCTGCAGCATGTTGCTGTTAGCAAAATCTGA
- the nuoK gene encoding NADH-quinone oxidoreductase subunit NuoK: MTVTLAHYLVLSAILFATSVIGIFLNRKNVIVLLMAIELMLLSVNLNFVAFSHYLGDMAGQVFVFFILTVAAAEAAIGLAILVVLFRKVDTINAEDLDHLKG; this comes from the coding sequence ATGACTGTAACCCTGGCGCACTACCTTGTACTGAGCGCAATTTTGTTTGCGACGAGCGTGATTGGTATTTTCCTCAATCGCAAGAACGTGATTGTTCTATTGATGGCGATCGAACTCATGCTGCTCTCAGTCAATTTAAACTTTGTTGCCTTCTCCCATTACTTGGGTGATATGGCAGGTCAAGTATTCGTATTTTTCATTCTGACCGTGGCCGCTGCTGAAGCAGCGATTGGTTTAGCAATTTTGGTTGTACTCTTCCGTAAGGTAGATACGATCAATGCTGAAGACCTTGACCACCTAAAAGGCTAG
- a CDS encoding NADH:flavin oxidoreductase/NADH oxidase — protein sequence MSLLFSSYTLPSPKGPLNLANRIVVAPMCQYSALNGEATDWHLMHWGNLLNSGAGLFIIEATGVTPEGRITPACLGLWDDRTEAALKDKLSRARKLAPAIPVFIQLAHAGRKASSATPWDGGQLLAVDQGGWETEAPSAIAQLEGERLPHELSKDELKEMIQSFVTAATRAARIGIQGVELHGAHGYLLHQFLSPIANQRSDEYGGSFENRIRFPLELFKAVRASYSGVLGIRISAHDWVEGGWTPEETAQFAVQLKAIGCDYVHISSGGISPLQKIAIGPKYQIPFAKIVKEKSGLPTMAVGLITDPHQAEEILQDGDADLVALARAFLYKPRWGWEAAAALGATVVANERYWRCLPREAQAVFGGVKIGQR from the coding sequence ATGAGCTTGCTTTTTTCCAGCTACACCTTGCCCTCTCCCAAAGGCCCTCTAAACCTCGCTAACCGCATTGTCGTTGCACCGATGTGCCAGTATTCAGCTCTTAATGGAGAGGCAACAGACTGGCATTTAATGCACTGGGGCAATCTCTTAAATAGCGGGGCTGGTCTATTCATTATTGAGGCTACGGGAGTGACTCCTGAGGGACGCATTACGCCGGCATGTCTAGGTTTGTGGGATGACCGTACCGAAGCAGCGCTAAAAGATAAACTCAGTCGGGCTCGTAAGTTGGCTCCTGCCATTCCGGTATTTATTCAGTTAGCACATGCGGGTCGCAAGGCTTCGAGTGCAACGCCATGGGATGGCGGACAACTCTTGGCAGTAGATCAGGGTGGCTGGGAAACCGAAGCCCCATCCGCTATTGCTCAACTGGAAGGAGAGCGTTTGCCGCATGAGCTCTCCAAAGATGAACTCAAAGAAATGATTCAGTCATTTGTGACTGCGGCAACTCGCGCAGCTCGCATTGGCATTCAAGGGGTTGAATTGCATGGCGCACATGGCTACTTGCTACATCAATTTTTATCTCCCATTGCCAATCAACGCAGTGATGAATACGGTGGATCTTTTGAGAATCGTATTCGTTTTCCACTAGAGTTATTCAAAGCAGTCAGAGCAAGCTACTCTGGCGTACTCGGAATTCGGATTTCAGCACATGATTGGGTTGAGGGTGGTTGGACCCCAGAAGAAACCGCCCAGTTCGCTGTGCAACTTAAAGCGATTGGCTGTGACTACGTGCACATCTCTTCTGGCGGAATTTCCCCATTGCAAAAGATTGCGATTGGACCCAAGTATCAAATACCGTTTGCCAAGATCGTTAAAGAAAAATCGGGCTTACCAACCATGGCGGTAGGCTTAATTACTGACCCTCATCAAGCAGAAGAGATCTTGCAAGATGGAGATGCTGATCTAGTTGCTTTGGCTAGAGCTTTCCTTTACAAACCCCGTTGGGGCTGGGAGGCTGCTGCAGCGCTCGGTGCCACTGTAGTTGCTAATGAGCGTTATTGGCGTTGTTTACCTCGTGAAGCTCAAGCCGTCTTTGGTGGCGTGAAAATAGGACAACGCTAA
- a CDS encoding SprT family zinc-dependent metalloprotease yields MKAESKQHAVRESWLQDAVRHLEPVFSKAGYAIPPVRVSCGFPASSSPRTTLGQCWPRERSGGGVNEIFISPKLDDPVQLLDTLVHELCHAVDDCFSGHGEDFKGIAQTVGLEGPARMAHATEELMVKLSMISQELGPYPHQAIVFPPPRPSNASRSKAKCAQCGYEVTLLKRWASYGAPICPKDNLRMQEFASETIENTTEHDTESVERGIKTSVDDIRRAIS; encoded by the coding sequence ATGAAGGCAGAATCAAAGCAACATGCTGTCCGCGAGTCCTGGTTACAAGACGCAGTCAGGCATTTAGAGCCCGTATTTTCTAAAGCGGGTTATGCGATACCACCCGTGAGAGTCTCCTGCGGCTTTCCGGCTTCGAGTAGTCCGCGCACAACTTTAGGTCAGTGCTGGCCACGTGAACGATCTGGTGGTGGTGTCAATGAAATCTTCATCTCCCCAAAACTCGATGACCCAGTGCAATTGTTGGATACCTTGGTGCATGAGTTATGCCACGCAGTCGATGACTGTTTTAGTGGTCATGGAGAGGATTTCAAAGGCATTGCTCAAACTGTGGGGCTTGAAGGCCCAGCCAGAATGGCGCACGCAACTGAAGAGCTGATGGTCAAACTCTCCATGATTAGTCAAGAACTCGGCCCTTATCCACACCAAGCGATTGTGTTTCCACCGCCGCGTCCCAGTAATGCCAGTCGCAGCAAGGCTAAGTGCGCACAATGTGGGTACGAGGTGACCTTGCTCAAGCGCTGGGCTAGCTATGGCGCACCCATTTGCCCCAAAGACAATCTACGGATGCAAGAATTTGCTTCTGAGACAATTGAGAATACGACTGAGCACGACACTGAGAGCGTAGAGCGGGGTATTAAGACCAGTGTCGACGACATTCGTCGGGCGATTAGCTAA
- a CDS encoding CoA-acylating methylmalonate-semialdehyde dehydrogenase: MKNAPQAFESKEDVGHYVGGKIVTPQDGRFADVYNPSTGSVARRVALASRKDVDAAVALAETAFQTWGQTSPLRRARIMFKYLELLNAHRDELAAMITAEHGKVFTDAQGEVTRGIEIVEFATGIPELLKGDYTEQVSTGIDNWVMRQPLGVVAGITPFNFPVMVPMWMFPVAIACGNTFILKPSPTDPSPALLMAKLLKEAGLPDGVFNVVQGDKEAVDALIENPDVKAVSFVGSTPIANYIYERCAHFGKRSQALGGAKNHMVIMPDADMDKAIDALIGAAYGSAGERCMAISVAVLVGTAADKIMPKLIERTKTLKVKNGMELDAEMGPIVTKVALDRITGYIESGVASGAKLLVDGRGLKVPGHENGFFIGGTLFDNVTPDMKIYLEEIFGPVLSCLRVANFTDALNLVNSCEYGNGVACFTSDGNIAREFARRVQVGMVGINVPIPVPMAWHGFGGWKKSLFGDMHAYGKEGVRFYTKQKSVMQRWPESIDKGAEFVMPTSK, encoded by the coding sequence ATGAAGAATGCACCACAAGCCTTTGAATCTAAAGAAGATGTTGGCCATTATGTTGGCGGCAAGATCGTCACCCCTCAAGATGGTCGCTTTGCAGACGTCTACAACCCCTCTACCGGCTCGGTAGCCCGTCGGGTTGCCTTGGCCAGTCGTAAGGATGTTGATGCGGCTGTGGCCCTTGCTGAGACCGCATTTCAGACCTGGGGCCAGACCTCCCCTTTGCGCCGCGCACGGATTATGTTCAAGTATTTGGAGCTCCTTAATGCCCATCGCGATGAACTAGCTGCCATGATCACTGCTGAGCATGGGAAAGTATTTACCGATGCTCAAGGTGAAGTAACCCGCGGGATCGAGATCGTGGAATTTGCGACTGGCATTCCTGAGCTGCTCAAGGGTGATTACACCGAACAAGTTTCGACTGGGATTGATAACTGGGTGATGCGCCAACCTTTGGGTGTTGTAGCCGGCATTACGCCTTTTAACTTCCCCGTCATGGTTCCCATGTGGATGTTCCCAGTCGCAATCGCCTGTGGCAACACCTTTATCCTCAAGCCTAGCCCAACTGACCCTTCCCCTGCCTTATTAATGGCTAAGCTCCTCAAAGAAGCGGGCTTGCCTGATGGGGTATTTAATGTGGTGCAAGGCGACAAAGAAGCCGTTGATGCTTTGATTGAGAACCCAGACGTTAAGGCAGTCAGCTTCGTCGGTTCAACCCCGATTGCTAATTACATTTATGAGCGCTGTGCACATTTTGGCAAACGCTCACAAGCATTGGGTGGCGCCAAGAATCACATGGTGATCATGCCGGATGCCGACATGGACAAAGCAATTGACGCTCTCATTGGCGCGGCCTATGGCTCTGCTGGTGAACGCTGCATGGCGATCTCAGTAGCAGTCTTAGTTGGTACTGCTGCTGACAAGATCATGCCTAAACTGATTGAGCGTACCAAGACCCTGAAGGTTAAGAATGGCATGGAGCTTGACGCTGAAATGGGTCCAATCGTTACTAAAGTAGCGCTCGATAGAATTACTGGTTACATCGAGAGTGGCGTTGCCTCTGGCGCTAAATTATTGGTGGATGGTCGCGGTCTCAAAGTCCCAGGCCATGAGAATGGCTTCTTCATCGGCGGCACTTTATTTGATAACGTGACGCCCGATATGAAGATTTATCTCGAGGAGATCTTTGGGCCAGTTCTCTCATGCTTGCGCGTAGCGAACTTTACCGACGCCTTGAACCTAGTCAACTCCTGCGAATACGGTAACGGCGTAGCCTGCTTCACCAGTGACGGCAATATCGCCCGTGAGTTTGCACGCCGCGTTCAAGTCGGCATGGTAGGCATCAACGTACCTATTCCTGTGCCGATGGCATGGCATGGCTTTGGTGGTTGGAAAAAATCCCTCTTTGGGGATATGCATGCCTACGGTAAAGAAGGTGTTCGCTTCTATACAAAGCAAAAGAGCGTGATGCAGCGCTGGCCTGAAAGTATCGACAAAGGTGCAGAGTTTGTGATGCCGACTTCGAAGTAA
- a CDS encoding NUDIX domain-containing protein, giving the protein MTEKSLHDLPPGDQHLREERISGEDIYGGIFLNMKRDRVSLPDGQEAVREYLTHPGAVAILALLDDGRILLERQYRYPIAKVCMEIPAGKLDPNEDPLVCAQRELEEETGYSASKWSYIRRIHPVISYSTEFIDIYLAEGLQAGKSRLDEEEFLDVFAAPLDEILAWVEQGVITDVKTTIAIYWLDRYRRNLVKPSALGS; this is encoded by the coding sequence ATGACCGAAAAATCGCTTCACGACTTACCCCCAGGTGATCAGCATCTTCGTGAAGAGAGAATCTCAGGCGAAGATATTTACGGTGGTATTTTCCTGAACATGAAGCGCGATCGGGTTAGCTTACCCGATGGCCAAGAAGCGGTGCGAGAGTATTTGACCCACCCTGGTGCCGTCGCTATTTTGGCACTCCTGGATGATGGTCGCATTCTATTGGAGCGTCAGTACCGTTACCCCATCGCTAAAGTCTGCATGGAGATCCCAGCTGGCAAATTAGATCCCAATGAAGATCCATTGGTTTGTGCGCAAAGAGAGCTCGAAGAAGAAACAGGTTACTCTGCTAGTAAGTGGAGCTATATCCGCCGGATTCACCCGGTGATTTCGTATTCAACGGAGTTCATTGATATCTATTTGGCCGAAGGTCTGCAAGCTGGTAAGAGTCGCTTAGATGAGGAAGAGTTTCTCGATGTCTTTGCTGCCCCTTTGGATGAAATCTTAGCCTGGGTAGAGCAGGGCGTCATTACCGACGTCAAGACAACCATTGCAATTTATTGGTTAGATCGCTATCGCCGTAATCTGGTTAAACCCAGCGCCCTGGGTTCTTAA
- the nuoL gene encoding NADH-quinone oxidoreductase subunit L, which translates to MQFTLTLPVLCAVPLAPLIGSAIAGFFGTKLGGERIGHGACQFVTILGVMIAFVLSCFVLVQVMDGFYFNGTVYHWMQLGELNLDIGFLIDPLTATMMCVVTFVSLMVHIYTIGYMAGEEGYNRFFSYISLFTFAMLMLVMSNNLLQLFFGWEAVGVVSYLLIGFYFERQSAVFANMKAFLVNRVGDFGFILGIGLLLASTGSMQYDVIFAQNTALAAQSLPGTGWNLVTVACICLFIGAMGKSAQFPLHVWLPDSMEGPTPISALIHAATMVTAGIFMVARMSPLFELSDVALSFILVIGSITALFMGFLGIVQNDIKRVVAYSTLSQLGYMTVALGVSAYPVAIFHLMTHAFFKALLFLAAGSVILGMHHEQDMRKMGGLWKYMPITCLMMLLGNLALIGTPFFSGFYSKDSIIEAVAASHIPGSGFAYFAVMASVFVTALYSFRLYFYVFHGKARWGHADSHAHDHHHAEEGDDHAHHGLAPGEKPHESPLVVTLPLILLAIPSVIIGFYTIEPMLFGTFFGDSIFVDISKHPAMMELAEEFHGPIAMALHAFTSPVLLLVALGVLSAAIGYLWATKLPEKFAQALAPIKVLLDNKYYLDAFNQAFFAKGLLWIGGILWHRGDQKIIDGFVVNGSAHAIGRFAGVIRHLQSGYLYHYAFAMIAGLAVLLAWVLYAYLPFVR; encoded by the coding sequence ATGCAATTTACCCTAACCCTTCCCGTTCTTTGCGCTGTGCCTTTGGCACCACTGATTGGTTCTGCCATTGCTGGCTTCTTCGGTACTAAATTGGGCGGTGAGCGCATTGGTCACGGAGCCTGTCAGTTTGTCACCATCTTGGGCGTGATGATTGCCTTTGTCCTGTCATGCTTTGTACTAGTTCAGGTCATGGATGGTTTTTACTTCAATGGCACCGTTTATCACTGGATGCAATTGGGTGAGCTCAACCTCGACATTGGTTTCTTAATCGATCCATTGACCGCCACCATGATGTGTGTGGTGACCTTTGTGTCTTTAATGGTCCATATCTACACCATTGGGTACATGGCGGGTGAGGAGGGTTATAACCGCTTCTTCTCTTACATTTCTTTATTTACCTTTGCCATGCTGATGCTGGTCATGAGCAATAACCTCTTGCAACTCTTCTTCGGTTGGGAAGCGGTAGGCGTTGTTTCTTATCTCTTGATTGGTTTCTACTTTGAGCGCCAGTCCGCTGTGTTTGCCAATATGAAGGCTTTCTTAGTCAACCGCGTTGGTGACTTTGGTTTCATTCTCGGTATTGGATTGTTGTTGGCTAGTACTGGCTCAATGCAGTACGACGTGATCTTTGCCCAAAACACAGCATTAGCAGCACAAAGTTTGCCTGGTACTGGCTGGAACTTAGTCACGGTTGCTTGTATCTGCTTGTTTATCGGTGCCATGGGTAAATCAGCCCAGTTCCCACTGCATGTTTGGTTGCCTGATTCCATGGAAGGTCCAACCCCAATTTCTGCTTTGATTCATGCCGCAACCATGGTGACCGCCGGTATCTTTATGGTGGCACGGATGTCGCCACTCTTTGAGCTGTCTGATGTCGCCTTGAGCTTTATTTTGGTGATTGGATCGATTACTGCGCTCTTTATGGGCTTCCTCGGCATTGTGCAAAACGATATCAAGCGGGTAGTAGCGTATTCCACTTTGTCTCAACTGGGTTACATGACCGTAGCATTGGGTGTTTCTGCTTACCCAGTAGCGATTTTCCATCTGATGACCCACGCTTTCTTTAAGGCATTGTTATTCCTTGCTGCTGGTAGCGTGATTTTGGGAATGCATCATGAGCAAGATATGCGCAAGATGGGTGGTCTGTGGAAGTACATGCCAATCACTTGCTTGATGATGCTTTTAGGTAACCTGGCATTAATCGGCACACCATTCTTCTCTGGCTTCTATTCAAAAGACTCGATTATTGAGGCTGTTGCGGCAAGCCATATTCCTGGATCGGGCTTTGCGTACTTTGCTGTCATGGCTAGCGTGTTTGTTACTGCCTTATATTCTTTCCGTCTCTACTTCTATGTATTCCACGGCAAGGCTCGCTGGGGCCATGCAGATTCTCATGCACACGATCACCATCACGCAGAAGAGGGTGATGATCACGCTCACCATGGTCTTGCCCCAGGTGAGAAGCCCCACGAATCTCCTTTGGTTGTGACTTTGCCATTGATTCTGCTAGCGATTCCTTCAGTCATTATTGGTTTCTACACTATTGAACCCATGCTATTCGGCACTTTCTTTGGTGACTCTATTTTTGTTGATATCAGTAAGCATCCAGCCATGATGGAATTGGCTGAAGAGTTCCATGGCCCGATTGCCATGGCATTGCATGCCTTTACCTCACCAGTGCTCTTATTGGTTGCGCTAGGAGTGCTATCTGCAGCGATTGGTTATTTGTGGGCAACCAAGTTGCCAGAGAAGTTTGCTCAGGCTCTCGCACCAATCAAGGTATTACTTGACAACAAGTATTACCTAGATGCCTTCAACCAAGCCTTCTTTGCTAAAGGACTACTATGGATTGGCGGCATCTTGTGGCATCGTGGTGATCAAAAGATCATCGATGGGTTCGTGGTCAATGGCAGTGCCCATGCTATAGGACGCTTTGCTGGTGTGATTCGCCATTTGCAATCCGGTTATCTCTATCACTATGCCTTTGCAATGATTGCAGGCTTAGCGGTATTGCTGGCTTGGGTTTTGTACGCTTACCTGCCTTTTGTTCGCTAG
- a CDS encoding DUF1178 family protein produces MKVYNLSCPLDHRFEGWFASEADCVSQQANGILACPLCDSTEIVRMPSAPHIAKSSSSPGTALVNAPQASITPQGSISGDVLALAGNDHSQLEAQVQATFLKGMRELMGRSEDVGSAFAEEARKMHYKESPERSIRGQTTLDEAEALRDEGIEVMAMPLLPAFKDTLQ; encoded by the coding sequence ATGAAAGTCTACAATTTATCCTGCCCCTTAGATCATCGCTTTGAGGGTTGGTTTGCGTCTGAAGCGGACTGCGTCTCCCAACAAGCCAATGGCATCCTAGCTTGTCCTTTATGCGATAGCACCGAGATAGTTCGGATGCCTTCTGCGCCGCATATCGCCAAATCTAGCTCAAGCCCCGGTACAGCACTGGTTAATGCTCCTCAAGCTTCTATAACTCCACAAGGAAGCATTAGTGGTGATGTATTAGCATTAGCCGGTAACGATCACTCTCAATTGGAAGCTCAAGTCCAAGCGACTTTCCTTAAGGGAATGCGTGAGCTGATGGGGCGCTCTGAGGATGTGGGTTCTGCATTTGCAGAAGAGGCCAGAAAAATGCACTATAAAGAATCTCCTGAGCGTAGCATCCGTGGTCAAACGACTTTGGATGAAGCTGAGGCTTTGCGCGATGAAGGCATTGAAGTCATGGCGATGCCATTATTGCCTGCATTCAAAGATACTTTGCAATAG
- the nuoN gene encoding NADH-quinone oxidoreductase subunit NuoN → MQAFDLFAILPELVLLVVTCVLLVASVYVRERQPAKAGLEQDIFHTPRGVGFVYFFTMILLAYLAIVFASRISDVSLVAMNGLFQSDPFSNLLKACSCGAVLISLIYSKQYLIDRGMFRPDFIVLSLLALLGQLVLISGSNLLTLYLGLELMALPTYALVAMRHNSEKSVEAAIKYFILGALASGFLLYGMSMLYGVTGSLDLIEIFKTVADPRVNHLVMAFGLVFIVAGLAFKLGVVPFHMWVPDVYQGAPTAVTLMIAAAPKIAAFGLLFRLLVNTLLPLLGDWQPMLVLLSILSLVVGNVTAIAQTNVKRMLAYSAIAQMGFVMLGMLSVFDDHAFSASTYYVITYVLTTLGSFGLLILLSRKGYDCETLDGLKGLNKKHPWFAFIGLVMMFSLAGIPPTVGFAAKLSVLEALVDAQHTFIAIIAVIASLIGAFYYLRVVKVMYFDEPLHETTVSGSTFAKGLLSLNCILVLVLGIFPGGLMATCLDAMRRTLLGS, encoded by the coding sequence ATGCAAGCCTTTGACCTTTTTGCCATCCTGCCTGAACTTGTACTGCTAGTTGTTACCTGCGTACTTCTGGTTGCCAGTGTTTATGTTCGAGAGCGACAGCCAGCCAAAGCTGGATTAGAACAAGATATTTTCCACACCCCACGCGGCGTGGGATTTGTCTATTTCTTCACCATGATTTTGCTGGCCTACTTAGCCATTGTTTTTGCCAGCCGCATTAGCGATGTCTCACTCGTGGCTATGAATGGTTTATTCCAGTCAGATCCATTCTCTAATCTCCTCAAAGCCTGCTCTTGCGGCGCTGTCTTGATCAGCTTGATCTACTCTAAGCAGTATTTGATAGATCGAGGCATGTTCCGCCCTGACTTTATTGTTCTGAGTCTGTTAGCTTTGCTTGGTCAATTGGTCTTGATTTCAGGTTCCAATCTCTTGACTCTTTATCTCGGTCTTGAGTTAATGGCTTTGCCCACCTACGCCCTGGTAGCAATGCGCCACAATAGTGAAAAGAGTGTCGAGGCCGCAATTAAGTATTTCATCTTGGGCGCATTGGCTTCCGGTTTCTTGCTCTACGGAATGTCTATGCTCTACGGAGTCACAGGATCACTCGATCTCATTGAGATCTTTAAAACGGTAGCTGATCCCCGTGTAAATCACTTAGTGATGGCCTTTGGTCTCGTCTTTATTGTTGCTGGTTTAGCCTTTAAGTTAGGGGTAGTGCCGTTTCATATGTGGGTACCTGATGTGTATCAAGGTGCCCCAACTGCGGTAACTCTGATGATTGCTGCAGCCCCCAAGATTGCAGCTTTTGGATTGTTATTCCGCTTATTGGTGAATACCTTGTTGCCACTCTTGGGTGACTGGCAACCCATGTTGGTACTATTATCCATTCTGTCCTTGGTTGTTGGTAACGTCACAGCGATTGCGCAAACCAATGTCAAGCGCATGTTGGCCTACTCAGCGATTGCGCAAATGGGCTTTGTGATGCTCGGTATGCTTTCGGTGTTTGATGATCATGCATTTAGTGCCTCAACCTATTACGTTATTACCTATGTCTTAACCACGCTGGGTAGCTTCGGTTTATTGATATTGCTGTCACGTAAAGGTTACGACTGTGAAACCTTGGATGGCTTAAAGGGCTTAAATAAGAAACATCCCTGGTTTGCCTTTATTGGTCTAGTCATGATGTTCTCCTTAGCGGGTATTCCTCCAACAGTAGGCTTTGCGGCGAAGCTGTCCGTACTTGAGGCTTTGGTCGATGCGCAGCATACTTTCATCGCAATCATCGCGGTGATCGCCTCCTTGATTGGCGCTTTCTACTATTTGCGGGTAGTGAAGGTCATGTACTTTGATGAACCTTTGCATGAGACCACTGTATCAGGATCCACCTTTGCTAAAGGACTCTTGAGTCTCAATTGCATTCTGGTGCTGGTCTTGGGTATCTTCCCAGGCGGCCTGATGGCGACTTGCCTCGACGCAATGCGTCGCACATTATTAGGCTCTTAA